From the genome of Nitratidesulfovibrio sp., one region includes:
- a CDS encoding glycosyltransferase family 2 protein gives MMAHPTDETLLTSHADASPAAAVASARVPGAEACRRTVSLVVPVLNEEDAVPLFLSTVRKIVDREPYDFEFVFVNDGSSDRTVDVLLAEHARDPRVKLVDLSRNFGKELALAAGLQAACGDAVVPMDVDLQDPPEVLPDFLRAWEEGAEVVVGVRRARASDTVGKRVSARLFYRLFNRVSGNPIVPDAGDYRLLSRPAVDALNALPERVRFTKGLYTWVGFRQVAVHFDRAPRSVGMGKWKPWKLWNFAIDGITGFSTLPLRMWSYLGMVVALAGFAYAALIAGRTLLSGVQVPGYASYMVTVLTLGGLVMVSLGIIGEYLGRVYEEVKRRPQYVVRQRVGFDGKDAANGVTPGGVPCGGKGGTGTAAAYCPCCGARLAGQSSPASPSACQASRRGISRACPGDDSGGDSGPHPA, from the coding sequence ATGATGGCCCACCCTACGGACGAAACACTGCTCACGTCACATGCCGACGCCAGCCCCGCCGCTGCTGTCGCGTCTGCCCGCGTGCCGGGCGCGGAGGCATGCCGACGCACGGTGTCGCTGGTGGTGCCCGTGCTGAACGAGGAGGACGCCGTCCCCCTTTTCCTTTCCACGGTGCGGAAAATCGTGGACCGCGAACCCTACGACTTCGAATTCGTCTTTGTGAACGACGGCAGCAGCGACCGCACCGTGGATGTACTGTTGGCCGAGCACGCCCGCGACCCCCGCGTGAAGCTGGTGGACCTTTCGCGCAATTTCGGCAAGGAACTGGCCCTGGCCGCCGGGTTGCAGGCCGCGTGCGGCGATGCCGTGGTGCCCATGGACGTGGATCTGCAAGACCCGCCGGAGGTGCTGCCCGACTTTCTGCGCGCCTGGGAGGAAGGGGCCGAGGTGGTGGTGGGCGTGCGCCGCGCCCGCGCCAGCGACACCGTTGGCAAGCGGGTCAGCGCGCGGCTGTTCTACCGGCTGTTCAACCGCGTGAGCGGCAACCCCATCGTGCCCGACGCGGGCGACTACCGCCTGCTTTCGCGCCCGGCGGTGGACGCCCTGAATGCGCTGCCCGAGCGGGTGCGCTTCACCAAGGGGCTGTACACCTGGGTGGGTTTCCGGCAGGTGGCCGTGCACTTCGACCGTGCCCCGCGTTCGGTGGGCATGGGCAAGTGGAAGCCGTGGAAACTGTGGAATTTCGCCATCGACGGCATCACCGGGTTCAGCACGCTGCCCCTGCGCATGTGGAGCTACCTGGGCATGGTGGTGGCCCTGGCCGGCTTTGCGTATGCGGCGCTCATCGCCGGGCGTACCCTGCTGTCCGGAGTGCAGGTGCCGGGCTATGCCTCGTACATGGTCACCGTGCTGACGCTGGGCGGACTGGTCATGGTCTCGCTGGGGATCATCGGCGAGTACCTGGGCCGGGTGTATGAAGAGGTCAAGCGCCGCCCGCAGTACGTGGTGCGGCAGCGGGTGGGCTTTGACGGGAAGGATGCCGCCAACGGCGTCACGCCCGGTGGGGTGCCCTGCGGCGGAAAGGGCGGCACTGGCACCGCCGCCGCATATTGCCCCTGCTGTGGCGCGCGGTTGGCGGGGCAGTCCTCTCCGGCATCGCCGTCAGCCTGTCAGGCCTCCCGCCGGGGCATTTCCCGCGCCTGCCCCGGCGACGATTCCGGTGGCGATTCCGGCCCGCATCCCGCCTGA